One Aegilops tauschii subsp. strangulata cultivar AL8/78 chromosome 7, Aet v6.0, whole genome shotgun sequence genomic window carries:
- the LOC109737571 gene encoding E3 ubiquitin-protein ligase Os06g0535400: protein MDLPWLDLPFTFLTLLLATRLAYDYYGVVAATFAGSFALQIFLFYCFARWYRHTMGARAELLPSTSQQHDEGSPPVLTPLLETSSGAGAAAAAGALLANRCLAFVFMVFVPLIIVVFERSQADVVAYALCLANIVVMVVWLSPETPDSISATKSFLGLSDDEDEESGGGGGPAGAEDKCCVCLAGMREEQALRDLPRCGHRFHEKCIGKWLKTGHPTCPVCRALVLPPPAVHADPLDDSVSPV from the coding sequence ATGGATTTACCGTGGCTGGACCTCCCCTTCAccttcctcacgctgctcctggcCACCCGCCTGGCGTACGACTACTACGGCGTCGTCGCCGCCACCTTCGCCGGCAGCTTCGCCCTCCAGATCTTCCTCTTCTACTGCTTCGCGCGCTGGTACCGCCACACCATGggcgcccgcgccgagcttcTCCCGTCGACGTCGCAGCAGCACGACGAGGGGTCCCCGCCCGTCCTGACCCCTCTGCTGGAGACGTCGAGCGGAGCTGGCGCGGCCGCGGCCGCGGGGGCCCTGCTGGCCAACCGGTGCCTGGCCTTCGTGTTCATGGTGTTCGTCCCGCTGATCATCGTCGTCTTCGAGCGGAGccaggcggacgtcgtcgcctACGCGCTCTGCCTCGCCAACATAGTCGTCATGGTCGTCTGGCTCTCGCCGGAGACGCCCGACTCGATTTCGGCCACCAAGTCGTTCCTGGGGCTCAGcgacgacgaggacgaggagagcggcggcggcggcggccccgccggcgccgaGGACAAGTGCTGCGTCTGCCTCGCCGGCATGCGGGAGGAGCAGGCCCTCCGGGACCTGCCGCGGTGCGGGCACCGGTTCCATGAGAAGTGCATCGGCAAGTGGCTCAAGACCGGGCACCCGACATGCCCCGTGTGCCGGGCGCTGGTCTTGCCGCCGCCGGCCGTGCACGCGGACCCGCTCGATGACTCTGTTAGCCCCGTCTAG